One stretch of Desulfomonile tiedjei DNA includes these proteins:
- a CDS encoding glycosyltransferase, whose amino-acid sequence MELILRRGLPFMDIEKAAYTESRRLHWDSVWNKMGTDRKWGGFYHTRVEQIFQGLVLPGQRVIEIGCSYGDLLAALKPSVGVGVDFSQGMIRAAAARYPELHFVLADGHELPVKGPFDVIILSDLVNDLWDVQEAFGQLRAISHRHTRVIVNSYSRLWELPLAATESLKLARPTLNQNWLTVDDITQLLKLADFQVVRHWSEILCPIDIPVVQPFCNRFLVKIWPFRFLALTNFVIARPNGLAESDIEQPLVSVIVPARNEAGNIAEIFERVPEMGRGTELVFVEGHSKDDTFATIEKTIATYPHRRCKLFRQTGEGKGDAVRLGFTEAAGDILMILDADLTVPPEDLPRFYDALVSSKGEFVNGVRLVYPMQDEAMRFFNLVGNKLFSLGFSWLLGQPIKDTLCGTKVLWAEHYKMIAENRSYFGTLDPFGDFDLILGAVKLNLAILDLPVRYRNRRYGDTNIRRWMHGLLLLRMAAIAALRIKFV is encoded by the coding sequence ATGGAATTGATCCTACGTCGAGGCTTGCCGTTTATGGACATAGAAAAGGCCGCGTATACTGAGAGCCGGCGGCTCCACTGGGACTCGGTCTGGAACAAAATGGGGACCGACAGAAAGTGGGGCGGATTCTACCACACGAGAGTGGAACAGATTTTTCAAGGCCTGGTTCTGCCCGGGCAACGCGTAATTGAAATCGGATGCTCATACGGGGATTTACTGGCAGCGCTCAAACCCTCGGTGGGCGTGGGGGTGGATTTTTCGCAGGGAATGATCAGAGCCGCTGCCGCGCGTTACCCCGAGCTGCACTTCGTCCTTGCAGACGGACATGAATTGCCTGTGAAAGGGCCTTTTGACGTTATTATCCTCTCCGACCTGGTGAACGACCTCTGGGATGTTCAGGAAGCATTCGGGCAGCTCCGAGCAATCTCGCACAGACATACCAGAGTGATTGTCAACAGCTACAGCCGCCTTTGGGAGCTGCCGCTTGCCGCTACGGAATCGCTGAAACTTGCGAGGCCCACATTAAATCAAAACTGGCTGACGGTGGACGACATCACGCAACTGCTTAAGCTGGCGGATTTCCAAGTGGTCAGGCATTGGAGCGAGATACTGTGTCCGATCGACATCCCCGTGGTCCAGCCCTTCTGCAATAGGTTCCTGGTGAAAATATGGCCGTTCAGATTCCTGGCCCTGACGAATTTCGTGATCGCTCGGCCCAATGGACTGGCGGAAAGTGATATCGAACAGCCGCTGGTCTCGGTGATAGTGCCTGCAAGGAATGAGGCCGGCAATATCGCGGAGATCTTTGAGAGAGTGCCCGAAATGGGGCGCGGCACTGAACTGGTGTTCGTGGAAGGACATTCCAAGGACGATACCTTTGCCACGATTGAAAAGACTATAGCCACGTATCCGCATCGTCGATGCAAGCTCTTCAGGCAGACAGGCGAGGGCAAGGGAGACGCTGTGAGGCTGGGGTTCACCGAGGCGGCCGGTGACATTCTGATGATTCTCGATGCCGATCTTACGGTTCCGCCCGAAGATCTGCCCCGTTTTTATGATGCCCTGGTTTCCTCGAAGGGCGAATTTGTCAATGGCGTGCGTCTTGTTTATCCGATGCAAGATGAGGCCATGCGCTTTTTCAATCTGGTAGGGAACAAGCTTTTCAGTCTCGGCTTTTCATGGCTGTTGGGACAGCCGATAAAGGACACATTGTGCGGGACCAAAGTCCTGTGGGCGGAACATTACAAAATGATAGCCGAGAATCGTTCCTATTTCGGGACCCTTGATCCATTCGGAGATTTTGACCTTATTCTCGGGGCGGTGAAATTGAACCTGGCTATTCTCGACCTTCCCGTTCGTTATCGTAACCGCCGTTATGGCGACACCAACATCCGGCGCTGGATGCACGGACTGCTTCTCTTGAGGATGGCGGCAATTGCCGCTTTGAGAATTAAATTTGTGTGA
- a CDS encoding tetratricopeptide repeat protein — protein sequence MSNPEEQRNMGSVDGADSFLVSRSPWVTVSVLLLIFLMFAAIGFGLHLPGFHSPMVYDSSYFIQGKASLFAQHEVLKLISIVPARPLFLTTLYLNHLVTGMEPFYFRVGNILLLAGAGLALVLLAATIFGIQGLRVPGTRQEKLAVSILLGLLFVVHPLQSYVVLYVWQREAIMACFFYFAGLAVYLAARSGRFRHEIAAYACAALLFLAGMLSKENVVTFPAMLILAELVLFGQGLRGLIKRALPIAAIVVPVAVSYLLVTHYLHASTSEIGKGVFARIAEHYTYAGTSPVHVALTEARTLFSYLAMILVPYDLEFMRPEIVSKSILTPPTTLLACLGWISLLGMSIVLARKKPLIAFGILFYVVALLPESLLIPQYLFFSYRAILPMFGVLLVLGGAMLALNAWAAARLPERPLKVAMAGGSSVVLVLFAVVTYSQAKSWSPDSFWNNPSSRLPSYSEELEMVPYLDIAMNNMATLVGAKKYKEALELFSKAAAIPSPVEKTEEVNLAAERFAKAFASQPMRAAAGLIGLGVALSGTGKFSDAMEPYKMALEIEPHHPDVRLSLGSIREYMGDLQGAIEEYKKAIEVDPWAATSYQTLGLALKKTGNLRAAAEEFWKALQLDPRLASAYVNLGAVYYEAGYSSEAGEQFKKALEIEPNSADLHHKLGRLMAESGNLTEALKNYSKAVELNPSLAAAHGDLALAHEYSGNLEEALKEYRAAVRLEPNFAMLHNLLGLALKKSGKLQEAIVHYRRAIEIEPGLVNAHNNLGVALEKTGDLKQAIEQYRRVLEIDSNSAIACNNLGVALKKSGDVAGAIEQYKKAITMDPQFAAAHNNMSRALKQ from the coding sequence TTGAGCAATCCAGAGGAACAAAGAAATATGGGATCAGTGGACGGCGCGGATAGCTTCCTGGTCAGCCGTAGTCCCTGGGTAACGGTATCTGTACTCCTCCTGATTTTCTTGATGTTTGCGGCCATCGGGTTTGGCTTGCATCTCCCGGGCTTTCATTCACCCATGGTTTACGACAGTTCCTATTTTATCCAAGGCAAGGCCTCGTTGTTTGCCCAGCATGAGGTCCTCAAGCTGATAAGCATAGTGCCCGCGCGGCCGCTGTTCCTGACGACTTTGTATCTTAATCACCTCGTGACGGGTATGGAACCTTTCTATTTTCGCGTGGGAAACATACTGCTCTTGGCCGGAGCGGGATTGGCCTTGGTGCTGCTGGCAGCGACTATTTTCGGAATCCAAGGACTTAGAGTGCCCGGGACGAGGCAGGAAAAGCTGGCCGTCAGCATTCTGTTAGGCTTGCTGTTCGTGGTCCATCCTCTGCAAAGCTATGTGGTTTTGTATGTTTGGCAGCGGGAAGCCATTATGGCCTGCTTCTTCTATTTTGCAGGACTGGCGGTATATTTGGCCGCTCGCTCAGGACGCTTCCGGCATGAAATCGCTGCCTACGCCTGTGCCGCACTTCTTTTCCTGGCCGGAATGCTGAGCAAAGAAAATGTCGTGACCTTTCCCGCAATGTTGATCCTCGCGGAACTAGTACTGTTCGGCCAGGGCCTCAGAGGTCTGATCAAAAGGGCTCTGCCCATTGCAGCCATCGTGGTCCCTGTTGCGGTGAGTTATCTACTGGTTACACATTATCTCCACGCGTCGACTAGCGAAATTGGAAAAGGGGTTTTCGCGAGAATTGCCGAGCATTACACTTACGCCGGGACCTCTCCGGTCCACGTGGCACTGACGGAAGCTCGGACCCTGTTTTCTTATCTGGCAATGATCCTGGTTCCGTACGACCTGGAATTCATGAGACCGGAGATTGTTTCCAAGTCAATTCTCACTCCCCCTACTACGCTCCTGGCGTGCCTGGGCTGGATCTCTCTTTTGGGGATGAGTATTGTGCTGGCCCGCAAGAAGCCCTTGATTGCTTTCGGCATACTATTTTACGTCGTTGCTCTGTTGCCGGAATCTCTGCTCATTCCGCAGTACCTCTTTTTCAGTTACAGGGCTATTTTGCCCATGTTTGGCGTCTTGCTGGTTTTGGGTGGGGCAATGTTGGCTCTCAACGCCTGGGCCGCCGCGAGGCTGCCGGAAAGGCCTTTGAAAGTGGCCATGGCAGGAGGTTCTTCGGTGGTGCTGGTCCTGTTCGCTGTGGTGACCTATTCCCAGGCCAAGAGCTGGAGCCCGGACTCGTTCTGGAACAATCCGTCATCTAGACTGCCGTCGTATTCGGAAGAGTTGGAAATGGTTCCCTACCTGGACATAGCGATGAATAACATGGCTACATTGGTAGGGGCCAAGAAATACAAAGAGGCCCTCGAACTCTTTTCGAAAGCCGCAGCCATACCAAGTCCTGTTGAAAAGACCGAAGAAGTGAACCTGGCAGCTGAGCGATTCGCTAAGGCCTTCGCTAGCCAACCCATGAGAGCGGCAGCGGGCTTGATCGGCTTGGGCGTTGCTTTGTCGGGCACGGGCAAGTTTTCGGACGCGATGGAACCATACAAAATGGCCCTGGAAATCGAGCCCCACCATCCGGACGTTCGCTTGAGCCTAGGGTCGATTCGAGAATACATGGGGGATTTACAGGGGGCCATAGAAGAATACAAGAAGGCCATCGAGGTTGACCCGTGGGCTGCAACATCTTATCAGACCCTGGGGCTTGCATTGAAAAAGACGGGGAATTTGCGAGCGGCCGCAGAGGAATTTTGGAAAGCCCTCCAACTCGATCCGCGGTTGGCATCGGCTTATGTGAATCTGGGCGCCGTGTACTATGAGGCCGGGTATTCGTCGGAGGCCGGCGAACAATTCAAGAAGGCGCTCGAGATCGAACCCAATTCAGCAGACCTCCATCACAAATTGGGCCGTCTAATGGCGGAATCAGGTAACTTGACGGAAGCTTTGAAGAACTACAGCAAGGCTGTGGAACTCAACCCTTCGCTGGCAGCCGCTCACGGGGATCTCGCTCTTGCGCACGAATACTCAGGAAACCTTGAGGAAGCGCTGAAGGAATACAGAGCCGCCGTACGACTGGAACCCAATTTCGCGATGCTTCACAACCTGCTGGGACTCGCGCTAAAGAAATCCGGCAAGTTGCAGGAAGCGATCGTTCATTATCGTCGGGCCATCGAAATCGAGCCGGGCCTTGTCAACGCCCATAACAATCTTGGTGTTGCCCTTGAAAAGACCGGAGACTTGAAACAGGCCATAGAACAATACAGGAGAGTTCTCGAAATTGATTCGAACTCAGCTATTGCGTGCAACAATCTGGGGGTGGCACTCAAGAAATCCGGCGATGTGGCCGGCGCGATCGAGCAATACAAGAAAGCGATTACCATGGATCCCCAATTTGCCGCAGCACATAATAATATGAGCCGGGCTTTGAAACAGTAG
- a CDS encoding ankyrin repeat domain-containing protein — MRGSRLYVVAPLLMLVALGVIFTLTEDTARADDPDSFVEAACHGHLDVVKLFLEQGTDINAKQKQGVTALMCATVYGHREIVEFLLNQGAKVNEIDETQETALLKAACKGRIDLVNLLLGKGADVNAVDRNGITPLMCASFGGHIGVVESLLEKGVNPNVVDATDETALIKAACKGHVDVVKLLLAAGSHASAQTKNGVTSLRCASANGHLEVVKLLIGRKK, encoded by the coding sequence ATGAGAGGGTCGAGACTATATGTTGTTGCGCCCCTATTGATGCTTGTCGCCTTGGGAGTTATCTTCACGCTTACGGAAGACACTGCACGCGCGGACGACCCGGATTCATTCGTAGAAGCTGCGTGCCACGGGCATTTGGATGTAGTGAAGCTTTTCTTGGAACAGGGGACGGACATAAACGCCAAGCAAAAACAGGGAGTGACGGCGCTGATGTGTGCAACGGTCTACGGCCATCGAGAGATCGTTGAATTCCTCCTCAACCAAGGAGCGAAGGTGAATGAAATAGACGAGACCCAGGAAACGGCATTGCTCAAGGCGGCATGCAAAGGGCGGATAGACCTAGTAAATCTGCTTCTGGGAAAGGGAGCCGACGTGAACGCGGTGGATCGCAACGGCATTACCCCGCTCATGTGCGCCAGCTTCGGCGGGCACATCGGCGTAGTGGAATCCCTGCTTGAAAAAGGCGTAAATCCCAACGTGGTGGACGCAACAGATGAGACGGCCTTGATTAAAGCCGCGTGTAAAGGTCATGTCGATGTGGTCAAATTGCTTTTGGCAGCAGGGTCACATGCAAGTGCCCAGACCAAAAACGGAGTGACCAGTTTGAGATGCGCTTCGGCCAACGGCCATCTTGAAGTGGTGAAATTGTTAATCGGCCGAAAAAAGTAA
- a CDS encoding sigma 54-interacting transcriptional regulator, giving the protein MLQPSHPQHLPSIWLERLPAPLRRLAEQKSIFREYAAGEVIKGQGNSDDEIRYVLSGEASLVLRDDNDERISVDVIGPGEIFGEVSFFTGLPWASDAELVAGETCRLLEISAEDFETALREDPDFTINLVKNLARKVMRLDRSIFKSKLKRRALQSLISRRDHVYPEYFMGDYVRRRVAARVEELAKADSPVLICGENGVGKEGVAHSIFRKSHQCKEVFLQVDLLGDRAEGADEGWLAETPEQNQDLTESQHRLFFGSEEPARDGGTKETPGYFELTDGGTLLVRGADQLTPMMQIRLLEAAVTEAFRRQGAVRQQKAKVRLICTTRLPSSEIALERHPLLYGLLEHSIIIPPLRTRRKEIPVLVKRYVSKYSHELRRDEVKLPEETLKTLVNYAWPGNDLELATTMKRAILVSNDGLLRPEDIQFHLKRVEGKGKFNLLRFRTIKQALMSPLFPAILQSAATPFLFIVLAFLFLGPSDPLKNPAALFSWAVGWPILIVGAFVWARFWCSLCPIGTVGNLAKKIISFDRPFPVFLKNHSDFLIAGAVLFIIWMETATDIRESPAGLGILLLVMLGSAIITSVLYERQSWCLYLCGLGGMIGVLAKTALVELRADRNVCISQCGSNECYLGTDTLEGCPFGHAGPRLHSNRLCSLCSSCVKNCPHGAINLNLRVPAREIWELRPPTTGTAFLVIGLIGGLLSEMSSKTDLYIHLTGLLPLPKIAGFTIVFVALLLLVNLMLICAAAISSRVYGDAFQENYSRFGLALLPLTLTSFMAFHLYYFVNLGVQLPILVSHNFDFEILRHLIITVPADLTHLMQRLLIWAGLAWTIVVIYQIGRRQDEKVARALAGLLPHAALAVILTLMLLRAISSFFYAA; this is encoded by the coding sequence ATGCTGCAACCTTCTCATCCTCAACACCTGCCCTCAATTTGGTTGGAACGGCTCCCGGCGCCCCTGCGTCGTTTGGCCGAGCAAAAGAGCATTTTTCGGGAATACGCGGCCGGTGAAGTTATAAAGGGCCAGGGGAATAGCGACGATGAAATTCGCTATGTCCTTTCAGGCGAAGCCAGCCTGGTGCTCCGGGATGACAATGATGAACGCATCTCCGTGGATGTCATAGGGCCTGGGGAAATCTTCGGCGAGGTAAGTTTCTTCACCGGTCTTCCATGGGCCTCGGACGCGGAACTGGTGGCAGGTGAAACCTGCCGTTTGCTGGAGATCTCGGCAGAGGACTTCGAGACGGCACTGCGGGAAGATCCTGACTTTACAATTAACTTGGTTAAAAACCTGGCGCGCAAAGTGATGCGTCTGGACCGAAGCATCTTTAAGAGCAAGCTGAAGAGACGGGCGCTTCAGTCACTGATCAGCCGCCGAGATCACGTTTACCCCGAATACTTCATGGGGGATTACGTGCGCCGACGTGTCGCGGCACGCGTGGAGGAGTTGGCAAAGGCAGACAGCCCGGTTCTTATCTGCGGCGAAAACGGGGTGGGTAAAGAAGGTGTGGCTCACTCCATATTCAGAAAGAGCCATCAGTGCAAAGAAGTCTTTTTACAGGTGGACCTTCTAGGCGACAGAGCGGAAGGCGCAGACGAGGGTTGGCTGGCTGAAACCCCGGAGCAGAATCAAGACCTCACCGAGAGTCAGCACCGCCTGTTTTTTGGCTCAGAAGAGCCAGCTCGAGACGGAGGAACCAAAGAGACCCCTGGATACTTCGAGTTGACCGATGGCGGCACCCTTCTTGTCCGAGGCGCGGATCAGCTTACGCCGATGATGCAAATCCGGCTTCTCGAAGCCGCGGTTACCGAGGCTTTTCGCAGACAGGGCGCGGTCAGGCAGCAAAAGGCAAAGGTGAGGCTGATATGCACGACCCGGCTTCCCTCGTCAGAGATCGCGCTTGAACGCCATCCGCTGCTTTATGGGCTGTTGGAGCACTCCATCATAATTCCTCCCCTGCGAACCCGGCGAAAAGAAATTCCGGTTCTTGTCAAACGTTACGTGAGCAAGTACAGCCACGAACTACGCCGGGACGAGGTGAAACTCCCCGAAGAAACCCTCAAGACCCTGGTTAATTATGCGTGGCCCGGAAACGACCTGGAACTCGCCACGACCATGAAACGGGCCATACTGGTTTCGAATGACGGATTGCTCAGGCCCGAAGACATCCAATTCCATCTGAAAAGAGTTGAGGGCAAAGGCAAGTTCAACCTGCTCAGGTTCCGTACAATAAAACAGGCGCTAATGAGCCCGCTTTTCCCCGCCATTCTCCAGAGTGCAGCGACTCCTTTTTTGTTTATAGTGCTCGCGTTCCTATTCCTGGGACCGTCCGATCCCTTGAAGAACCCGGCCGCGCTTTTCAGTTGGGCTGTCGGGTGGCCGATACTAATAGTCGGAGCGTTCGTTTGGGCTCGCTTCTGGTGCTCTCTCTGCCCGATCGGGACCGTCGGTAACCTGGCCAAAAAGATTATATCGTTCGACAGGCCGTTCCCGGTCTTTCTCAAGAATCACAGTGACTTTCTCATCGCTGGGGCCGTTCTTTTCATAATCTGGATGGAGACAGCCACCGACATCAGAGAGTCTCCCGCGGGCCTGGGCATATTGCTGCTGGTGATGCTCGGCTCCGCGATCATAACCTCGGTCCTCTACGAGCGACAATCGTGGTGCCTTTACCTGTGCGGTCTCGGCGGGATGATAGGCGTGCTGGCCAAAACGGCCCTTGTGGAGCTTCGAGCGGACAGGAACGTGTGCATCTCCCAGTGCGGGTCGAACGAGTGCTATTTGGGTACGGACACTCTCGAAGGTTGCCCCTTCGGGCATGCGGGCCCAAGGCTTCACAGCAATCGACTTTGCAGCCTTTGTTCATCGTGCGTCAAAAACTGTCCCCACGGAGCGATCAATCTGAACCTTCGTGTGCCGGCTCGGGAAATCTGGGAATTACGTCCTCCCACTACAGGAACGGCATTCCTGGTAATAGGGCTGATCGGTGGACTCCTCAGCGAGATGTCAAGCAAGACGGATTTGTATATCCATTTGACGGGATTGCTGCCTTTGCCAAAGATCGCAGGATTTACAATAGTCTTCGTCGCGCTTTTGCTGCTGGTAAACCTTATGCTGATCTGTGCGGCGGCGATCTCCAGCCGGGTGTACGGAGACGCTTTCCAGGAGAACTACTCCAGATTCGGTCTGGCCCTGCTGCCTCTGACATTGACTTCTTTTATGGCGTTTCACCTGTATTATTTTGTGAATCTCGGGGTGCAGTTGCCCATTTTGGTCAGTCACAATTTCGATTTCGAAATTCTCCGTCATCTGATAATAACAGTACCTGCGGATCTCACGCACCTGATGCAGCGACTTCTTATCTGGGCGGGATTGGCCTGGACCATTGTCGTCATTTATCAGATTGGACGAAGGCAGGACGAAAAGGTGGCTCGCGCGTTGGCGGGATTGCTTCCCCATGCTGCATTGGCGGTGATCTTGACCTTGATGCTTTTGAGAGCCATTAGCTCCTTCTTTTATGCAGCATAA
- a CDS encoding alpha/beta fold hydrolase, which yields MPVISPSSYRAPMMFSNPHVQTIFPSLLRRVAGVVYSRSRIDTPDGDFLDLDTSTVGSEKAVIVLHGLEGDSTRSYVLGMVKALNKNGWDAVAMNFRGCSGECNKTLRFYHSGDTGDLATVISHVSAQGKYSEIALVGFSLGGNVVLKYLGERGAGVPAIIRRAAAISVPCDLTSGSVKLAEPSNRLYMKRFLRMLRKKIRMKMAAMPGLISDDGYETVKSFKEFDDRYTAPAHGFQNAEDYWEKASSKPFFAAVSVPTLLINAADDPFLSKQCFPTDEAQASPLLFLEVPDHGGHVGFVTFNRSGEYWTESRVVSFLNGHG from the coding sequence TTGCCGGTCATTTCACCGTCCAGTTACCGTGCACCTATGATGTTCTCGAATCCTCATGTGCAGACAATATTCCCCTCACTGTTGCGAAGGGTCGCCGGAGTCGTCTATTCGAGAAGCAGAATTGACACTCCGGATGGTGATTTCCTTGATCTTGACACCTCGACCGTGGGCTCGGAAAAGGCCGTGATAGTTTTGCACGGGCTCGAGGGGGATTCAACACGCTCCTACGTGCTTGGCATGGTGAAGGCACTCAACAAAAATGGCTGGGACGCTGTTGCCATGAACTTCAGAGGGTGCAGCGGGGAGTGCAACAAGACCCTGCGTTTTTACCACAGCGGCGACACAGGAGATTTGGCGACCGTCATTTCTCATGTATCGGCCCAGGGAAAATATTCGGAGATTGCGCTGGTGGGATTCAGCCTTGGAGGGAACGTTGTCTTGAAGTACTTGGGTGAGCGCGGTGCCGGCGTGCCGGCTATCATCCGAAGGGCCGCAGCGATTTCCGTGCCCTGCGACCTGACTTCCGGGTCGGTCAAATTAGCCGAGCCGAGCAATCGCCTATATATGAAACGCTTCCTGAGGATGCTCCGCAAGAAGATCCGAATGAAAATGGCTGCCATGCCCGGACTCATCAGCGATGACGGGTACGAAACAGTGAAGAGCTTCAAGGAATTCGACGACCGATACACCGCGCCCGCGCATGGCTTTCAGAATGCCGAGGACTATTGGGAAAAAGCGTCGAGCAAGCCGTTTTTCGCGGCCGTTTCCGTTCCCACGCTTTTGATCAATGCCGCGGATGATCCGTTCTTGTCCAAGCAGTGCTTTCCGACAGACGAGGCCCAAGCGAGCCCTCTTCTCTTCCTGGAGGTCCCTGATCACGGCGGTCACGTCGGTTTTGTGACATTCAATCGAAGCGGAGAATACTGGACGGAATCCAGAGTGGTATCTTTCCTGAACGGCCATGGATAG
- a CDS encoding flavin reductase family protein, whose amino-acid sequence MKKSIGAKTVVYPTPVFVVGTYDKNGKPNVMTVAWGGICSSAPPCVSISVREATHTYGNLMEQKAFTISLPSESYVVHADYFGMASGRHEDKFAAAGLTPVKSDLVNAPYVGEFPIVLECKVIHQHKIGLHTQFIGEIVDIKVDEEGLTEKGTDISKIRPILWAPDDLGYYGIGKLLGKAFSIGKALLGR is encoded by the coding sequence ATGAAGAAGTCAATCGGCGCCAAAACAGTAGTCTATCCAACTCCGGTATTTGTCGTGGGCACTTACGACAAGAATGGCAAACCTAATGTAATGACCGTGGCCTGGGGGGGAATTTGTTCTTCCGCGCCCCCATGCGTCTCCATTTCGGTTCGAGAAGCCACGCATACATATGGTAATCTTATGGAACAGAAGGCCTTTACCATAAGCCTCCCCTCGGAATCGTACGTAGTGCACGCGGACTATTTCGGCATGGCTTCAGGAAGGCACGAGGACAAGTTCGCGGCAGCGGGACTTACTCCGGTCAAAAGCGATTTGGTGAACGCTCCCTATGTCGGAGAATTTCCCATTGTCCTGGAATGCAAGGTGATTCACCAACACAAGATCGGCTTGCATACTCAGTTTATCGGCGAAATTGTCGACATCAAAGTGGATGAAGAGGGATTGACGGAAAAGGGAACGGACATAAGCAAAATCAGACCCATCTTGTGGGCTCCGGACGATCTGGGATATTACGGAATAGGCAAATTGCTGGGGAAGGCTTTCTCCATAGGTAAGGCACTTTTGGGCCGCTGA
- a CDS encoding thiolase family protein, translating into MAGRVGIVGAAVTPFKATWREKTYYELAQMATREAVQDAVISIRDVDAAFYGIYNDIFERAAIPEHAIHGLCGMQNKFGTRISTGGATGAYTISAAHAYLAAGRFKTALVLGVEKATDCFDFSSMSATPEVIKSIGWSGDSFFEQSIGWSASDSYAEVVLAYMDEHPGDLKPEITAQISSILSEYAKDNPLAQRQHDQVTREEVMNSRMVVYPFRELEICVYSEGAAALILAEEETALAISRNSGKPVVWLTGLGEANEHSFAGKNQKDMARIMSDYYGSRRAYEMAGITDPPRAIEVVELHDAFVHQLEISMAEFGLVPLGRADSLVEEGLMTPGGKYVVNRCGGLIYCGHAVGASNIMSAWSARNQLIERGRGTALVHGTGSTVAQYTCCITLELQ; encoded by the coding sequence ATGGCCGGAAGAGTCGGTATCGTCGGAGCCGCTGTAACGCCGTTCAAGGCGACTTGGAGAGAGAAAACCTATTACGAACTTGCGCAAATGGCCACACGGGAAGCCGTTCAAGATGCCGTGATTTCCATCCGAGATGTGGACGCCGCATTCTACGGGATTTACAACGATATTTTCGAGAGGGCCGCCATTCCGGAGCACGCGATACACGGTTTGTGCGGAATGCAGAACAAGTTCGGCACGCGGATAAGCACCGGGGGCGCCACAGGGGCATACACGATTTCCGCTGCTCATGCCTATCTCGCAGCGGGGCGCTTCAAGACCGCCCTGGTGCTGGGTGTCGAAAAAGCCACGGACTGCTTCGACTTCTCTTCCATGTCAGCCACTCCCGAGGTCATTAAATCCATCGGATGGTCGGGAGACAGCTTCTTTGAACAATCTATAGGCTGGTCAGCGTCGGACAGTTACGCGGAAGTGGTCTTGGCCTATATGGACGAACATCCGGGAGATCTCAAACCGGAGATTACCGCACAGATCTCCTCGATTTTGAGCGAGTACGCAAAAGACAACCCCCTTGCCCAGCGGCAGCATGACCAGGTGACGCGCGAAGAGGTGATGAACTCCAGAATGGTGGTCTATCCGTTCAGAGAGTTGGAGATATGCGTTTACTCCGAAGGGGCCGCTGCGCTAATCCTGGCCGAGGAAGAAACCGCCCTTGCCATCTCAAGGAACAGCGGCAAACCGGTGGTATGGCTCACGGGGCTCGGCGAGGCCAATGAGCACTCATTCGCGGGGAAGAACCAGAAAGACATGGCCCGCATCATGTCGGACTATTACGGTTCACGGCGAGCCTACGAGATGGCAGGTATAACCGATCCCCCACGGGCCATCGAAGTGGTGGAGCTTCACGACGCGTTTGTTCATCAATTGGAAATCAGCATGGCCGAGTTCGGCCTGGTGCCGCTCGGTAGGGCGGACTCCTTGGTGGAAGAGGGACTTATGACGCCCGGCGGCAAGTATGTGGTCAACCGTTGCGGGGGCTTGATCTACTGCGGCCACGCTGTGGGCGCAAGCAACATCATGTCGGCATGGTCGGCCCGAAATCAATTGATTGAAAGGGGCCGCGGGACGGCGTTAGTTCATGGAACGGGCAGCACTGTGGCGCAATACACCTGCTGCATCACCCTGGAACTCCAGTAA